A stretch of DNA from Hydra vulgaris chromosome 03, alternate assembly HydraT2T_AEP:
GTTAACACATGTATAATGTACTTTAAATTCCAGTACATGTCACAACATAAAATTCGATGCTACTTAAACGCATTAACAAATAGGATTACCTTTAACAACTTCAGTACGTTTTCCTTGAGCAGAGGAGGTACAAGGTTTCACTGTTTCACCTGAATAATACAGATCAAATTAGATTAGACTATGaactttttaatcttaaacGAGTtctaattatcaaaatttggcTAAGTTGATCAAAATTCTATTGTACTTCTATACCTTGCACTTCTTTTCAAGTGTGATTaacttaacaatatatataaaataaagtaagaaatgtcaatttagaaaaaatcttcaaaacgtgataaaatttatttcattttgcaaattttgaaagatatataatttaattccaATGAATAACTCTGTACATACTATCTAAAAGCGAGGCTATTTTTAGTTctttcttttctaaaaacatatataattaaacaaggacaataaatcaaatatgtaatagataaaatattgtaataaaaataaacatttatcttcattaccattttcttttttaattatatccaAGTCTaagatgtaaaaataaaaaaattcttaaacaaGTAAATGCATTCTTAATGAgcatcgaaaaaaaattttaaaatttttggtattGGAACTGATTGAAAATTATTGGTTTTGCAAGTGATAAAATAACAgtgacaaaaaatatatttatgggttGCACAAGACCTTTGATTATTTAAAGGAtctaatattgaatttattttagtaaaaaagaataTGTGCAGTATATGTAAAGAAATCTTTTACCGATATTCTTTTTTCTTGCTACAAAATCTAGAGTAGATAAAAATTAGTACAGGtaacattattaataacaaatttaccATCAGAgtaataacaacttttatttattaataaatcaaatattaaaaaaaattagaattttgaATACCACAAGAATTgtcttcaaaataatttgatgcACCTTAaggtaaacaaaattatttaaggGTTAAACTTATGACAAAAAATAggaaatgcattaaaaaaattcaattttaataataaacaccaACTTACAAGATTCCTGAGCTTCAGTTGTCATATTTTTTAccagctaatatatatatatatataaacatataacaaaaaataataacatatgcaaaaaatcaattttactgatttgcaattgtttttattcaGAACATAATTCACACcttaacttcattttttaacaCATATGAGTACTTATTTACTCGAGTGTTTAACTATATCTTCAAcctatatatttttgcaaacatgaaaataatatatatatatatatatatatatatatatatatatgtatatatatatatatatatgtatagaaaCAATTGAAAAGATTAAATATCTAAAGTGTTACACAAATTTCTCTaatgtttagttatttttttgcaatttttttctgtttaaaacgCAAATAGCTGTAGCCAAgtcatcaaaacaaaaatattatatgccTGGTCAAATAAACGTGTGCTATTGCACGCCTTCCTGTGAAAgcataaaacatatatatatatttatacatatatatataagggtgtgtcataaaataaatgtgttttatattataaattaatactacattgaaaaattttttgaataaaaaaaatttacattacaGGTGAGCAACAGGCTGAAATTAACAGTATAGGTGAGCAACAGGCTTGTATGAAGGCTCTTAAAGATTGGAAATAGGAAGAACTTGTTCAGGGATTCGTTTTTGACACTCCTTCATCTAACACTGGGTTTAACATTATTACCTGCACAATAATAGAGCAGAATCTTATATGGATAATCTTATATGGATAGCATGCAGACACCATGTCTTTGAAGTCATGCCTTCCACCATTTTCATGACTGCATTTGGAAGTAGTGGAGGACCTGAAGTTGGAATTTTTAACCATTTCCAGAAGCAATGGCCAGCAATCAACAAGGAGGTGTTCACTATAAGGAatgaaaatttgtatatttgtgaatttttttgcaaactcCGTGAAGAAATGGTAGTGTATTATGGTAAAGCAATTAAAGGTCAACAACTCAGGGATGATTACTTAAAACACTTGAATTTGTGCCTTATTTTTCTTGGAGGATCAACTGCAATATCGAAGTCAAATGTAAAGTTTAGGGCACATGGTAGTACAGTgctttattattgtttgtttaacaTTAAACACCCACAAACCACCacataataataagtaaatgataataattaaaaaaatattttttttattacttttttaacctTATTCCAAAATGTGACAAAACATGGCAACCCTTAAATATCATCCAATTTGAttcaaattttggaaaataattaCTAATGTCATATAGAACAAGGGCAAGCTTGAGGATAGTTTTGAACCTAAAAATTTTGCAtcgccctaatatatatataaaatcattgaaGGTCACCATACACAATgcaagcaaaaaatatataaatatataagatagCCCTAATGACTTATACCAATTTCACTATTGGCTATATAATACTAAATTACCAATGTCATAGAGGTATAAGCGTGTTgtgtcaaaaataatttaacaccATGACACAAACAGCACAATTAGGGCAATTTATACCAGTGTCacaaaaagcaatatattaTTGTGCCAATGTATATGCTAATATCAAAAAGGTATAAACATTCATGCCAATATCAATATCATGGCATAAACTAAAAATGaagtataattttgaaaataaacacaATTGCAAATAAGTACAATTTCTAATATGGTTTAGAATCGGAAACATTGTtacaatcattttaaaaatttttgcaatcaaaataagcaatgatttaaaactttatctATCTGAAAATCAGATCTTAAGATTCAAAAACCTATTATAACTTCATTCTTTTTTCTATTATGCTTTTACTATTATTGggatgtaatataaaataatgcatttttaaaagaagttgttgctggaaattttttaatcttaattttcaTTAACTTATAAGTATGATGTAACTTAACTTAATAGTATTGTGCTATTGGAGCTCTTGTTTGGAAAGTTTTCTAGAATCACACTTTGAGCAAATCCAATGACAGTCAAGATCCATTTCAGATACAGAAATACAAACCCtacaaataaatgttaatattgaaattttttaaaaactttttaaaaattaatgttatttattaagcCTGCTCTTTATTTGCAAccaaatatttatactttaacataAGGTCTAAGGAAAATGGGAGGATGAGGTAGCCAGAAGCACTCCACCCATAAAAACAGGTAATTATGATTGTCAGTTAAAACAGTTAAGACACATTTAAAGGGTAATAAATTTTAGTCTTAAgtcttttttccttttaatttaaaataatgtaaaccaaattttatttaaagataaaaaaattgtaaccaaaatttatgtttttgcttTGGACAGTCTTCTCCGTTTTACGAGTGGTTTCGCGCTCTTGCCATTTTGCGCTCGCCTACATCTCAATACTTTGGTCAGCACTTTTTTTAGTGCTtgctaaattacaaaaaaatctttttattcatcattttttCTATGTGaagaagtacaaaaaaaattattttttaaaattgctcacACCAGACAAATAATGACTGTCCGGCCAGTGCTTTTTCGTGCgctatcaataaattttaaacggaGAAGACTTTTTGGGGTACTTAACACACAATGGTATTTGgtcaatggtaaaaaaaaatttaataatggttaAGGAAATACTATGAGTAACGGTAAAGTAAACTATTACTTCATAAATAACTAAATCTTAgtgtgtaaaaaaatttacactttaACAATCATCATAGTGCTTTACTACAAGTAACATAAACTAAGGATAACTGTTcactaaaattaaacaacaaggttataaaagttactttaccAATGATACCAAGTTTCACAAATTTCACATTCAATCATATTTTTATACTGAGGTATGTTACAAATGGTACAAGTCCAACTTTTCTTAATAGAAAACActacaaaacaattttagtattacaaaatcattaataatgtcCATCATCTGGAAGtcataaatgtaatttataaataaattaaaataaataaggtaTGTTATTTAAGTAGTCGTACATATTTagtacttacattttttttttaactttgacaAATACTTCCGGATATATTAAACTTTGGATAATTGTAATGTCATGGTTAATTATTTCTGGAGATAGATGAGCAGTATCTATGTTCAGTTCATTTTCAGTCAACATATGATTTGTATGCGATTTTCTGTACCCAAAAaactccaaaatttttttttgatctaaattttaattaatcaaagtaaaataataaaaattaaattgcaaaaCAATCAAAAAGGTAAACTAATTATTGAAACAAGGTTTTCAAATAGGCTTAAGTGTATATATGCAATGGTTTAGAACTGCTAGCTTTTAGTTTTGGGAAAAGTAATGAATACAACATTTATGACACCAAATAAGCAGTATTGattgaaattaaacatttaaataaaagtattttacctggtgataaaatgttttttttaataacacaatTAGTTTGTGTTTCAAGTTTTGGCTTGTTTAATTTACTTGATGACTGTAATTGAGagtcttgataaaaaaaaaaaaaaattaaaaacataaaattgaaCACATCAGTAAggccaaaaaatatatatatatataccttatatttttaaattccagTTGGtaaaatcaagaaaactatCTATTTCATCTGCAGAAGGTTTTGCAAGTCTTATGTTTGACGTTTtacgctttttttttgttgaataaaatgGAGACTGCTTGGTTATTCGAGTGTTTGATGGAACATTACTTTTGAAATGTAATTCATTTTGcttatttgttgttaaatttaaaaaagtattttgagcTAACGATATATTTTTGTGTAAGCTCTTCAAACCTTCTTCATCTGATACTGTACTACAGGTAACTAAATTAACtagattgtttaaatttttaataatgttattttttaaaatattaatatctgCAGGTTCACATCCTTTTATAACTTTACACTCTAATTCAATAGAATGTGTTGGCAAATGAATaggttcattttttttagttacacaAACCCTGCTAAGACGATGTATTAAATGAATGTGTTTACAGAGGATATTTTTGGTTAGAAAATCCATACAGTCGCAACTATATAAATGAGCACATACTTTACATTCTGGACATTTTGTGAAGCATTCATTTATTTCACACAACTCTTGGTGTTTTAAAACTCTGTATTGGCAAGCATTTGTTTCAGACTGTACTAGCCTTGCTTCTTTATCATCCAAAGTAAAACTTTCATTTAGTTGCAGACTTGCAATGTGCCTAGAATGCACCATTTTCAACTTAAAGCTGATCTTAcctttagttaattttattattctttcatATACTTTGTCTCTGTTAAACTTTAACAAAGCAAACAAGCAATTATCAATTCTTTTATTATGCTTGCCTTGTAGGTAACTGTACTTGAAGACCTTGTGAAAAGATTCAACatacatatttgtatttatgCCAAGACCCATACGATAACAGAATGCccaattttgtttattactgACCCAATATTTCTCAAAATACTCAGCAAATAATTGTGTTAAATCGGATGAGTGCAAGTAATtcattaataaatgtaaatagtCATCAAATAGGTTTCTATCACTTAGCTGTAAAAGAAAGCGAATACGTTTATATATATCTGCTTCCATTTCAAgattgtgtatttttttatgcaattctTCTCTCCAAGCTTTATCAACATGCCAAGTACACCAGAACTTTAAAGGCTCACACAAATAAGCATCACAAAACGCTTCATAATATTGTGATGCCATATCACTCATTATCCAAATTGGACAAAAATTTCCAGAATgttcttttagttttataaaaaataattttagaaatctGAATGAATCACTATTTGATATGCACCATCCAACAGGTTGCCCCtctccaaattcatcaataacTAATATTGTTGTCAGCAGAAAATCATAGGCATTGGTGCCATGTGTGGAATCAATACAAACACCATTTTTGCCAAActgttgtaaaaattttttttgatgctcTGTTTGCATTATAATGCTAAAGTCAgcatctttaaatttattaaatgtatctGACTCTCCCTgtaatttataatgtaaaacatgATTATTTTCCTTCATTTGCCACTCTTTTAGCCAAATTGCAACACTATCTTGGTCATTAGCATGAAGTTGTATAGAATTAATGTTAAATGCTTTTTCGAGATTTTTAATATCTTGGTATTGAGTTAAATGTAATCTGGATTAAACAGAACCCATTTCATCTCTAATATCATCTAGGATTCTATCTTTGGTTATACCCATTTTTAGTTTGCTGGCAATTTCTAGTCTTTGAGCATTTGATAGGGAAATATGTTGAATTTCATTGCTATGTCCATAGTGAGAATAACAAGCGTGAACCAGAATTGTTCCATCTaagttttgttaaacttttagaGTGGatgtgcaattttttgcaatttttcgagtgcctatttttaaaatatttattatggtAATAAATAATCTATTATGGTAAATAGATAATTGTGACTATTAAGATTACAATTAACTgtacttatatattatacataactaactttttaaattgttttaaagaaagataattaagaaaattctaataataataaacaaaatataaaaatatttaaaaaataaacaaagtagtCTACAGAGACTATTTCAGTGAAACATACCACTACTTTTGGTTATTCTTTTCTTTGCCATGCTTTTATAAAATCCACTTCTGTTGCATTGATAGTATGATACTTTCCTACCATTTTTATCCAACTTTTCACCAGAAGGTAAAACATATTGCGTTGAGTTATTACTTTCAATATCTGATTTCCACAAATCAAATtctaaacattaacaaaaaaatgaaacaacaattataaaaaaaaataagaagaaagaCAGATAATAGATTGTTTATTCCTTTACAAATTTGGCAATGATTCATAATATAAAAGCTACTATTCTGAAAGATGCATTATAAAAGAGCCTGCAACAATAACTTACAATATAAACTATGAGAAATCTACTCCTGTGAGTATTGTAAAATTAGTTaactaatttagttttttttttaaatcttgaaatcAAATGAAACTCAAATTTaaagaagtaaacaaaaaaataaataaaaatcattttttttataaaagcacataaaacaatttacatcAAAAACATAACTAcctttaaaattagaaaaagataatttttctttctgaaaagtataaaaatgaaccataaataaatgttttcgtAAACCATTAATTTGTCTGCATTGAAAGCCACACTCTAGACAAAAAGAATTGCCTGACTGAATATATGCTTGAGCTTCATTAATCGATTTgtgcttattttttatatgtcgctgcatattcttttttttggtGAAAGTAATGTTGCAAAATGCACATTTTAGAGATGAAAAATCGTTACTTTCTATATTAACcatattattcttatttaatgATGATTCAGAAACATTTGTATATTTGAAATCTTCATAAGAAGGCACTTCATAACTGCTAGAAACTTCACCTAAAGCAGGAGCAGCAAAAtccaaatttatttctttactaATAAACCATGACATTAAAAccaatcttaaatatttagaatattttgtaGGCTCTTGTAGAAAAATGTAATTACTGTTCTCTCTTTTATCATTGCTTATTATATGTACAAAGTAATCATAATTTAAACAAGATATTGCAcaaattattatagtaataacTCCACAAATATTTCCACATGTCTGCATTGGGTAGTTTCCTCTGCATAATGAACTGCATTTTTTAACGCCATATCTGTGCGTTTTTGGATCATGACAGTATGTAATGCTAACCTCTTTATTTAAGTGATACAATTTCCTgattaataatttaactttacataaaaaatcatcTGGAACTGACCAACCTAATGAATCTCCATAGTAAAAACTACActcaatattattataaactgcAAATGCCCAGTGGGAACCAGGATTAAAATCTGTGCCAGAGAATGTTTTCTCATTGTTTCCTccaacatttataataaatatcaatttgCTCGGGACAGAAGTTAATCTTGACACATAATGCTCAATATTTCCtataaagttaaagtaaattACCTTTGAATGGCTTtgaatagaatttaaaatactaGATATTTGCATCATATGATCTGAGGAGAGCCATCTAGTACAGCATAACTCAGCTAAAGTATTAGGGTTCATCCCATATTCTGAAATTTCTGTACTAGCTGGCTTTCTAAAAAGCACTTCcttgaatttttcaattaaattttgagGAGGGAATATACCAATTGATTTTGGTACCAACTTTATAGAATTAAACCATGTCAGCTCTTGATCAACTGCTAATTTGATCTCTTGAACCCTATGAAGCGCTATTAGATGCTGAACACTTTCATAGAGGAATTTTCCTAAATTACATTCTATGTAATGGATTCCACTTGCAATATTATTGCGGAGAGATAATTCAGTTGACCATCTCATTAACTGATGTTTAGGTGGCAAACTCATAAGAGAAAACACATCTTcaactttatcaaaagaaaaCTGGCTGGTTTTGATGGAATAATCTTgaacagtttttataaattgtttatgttACTCGTATCTTGTCGATTATAACTATTGATCGTAAGATGATTAAGCTTCATTTTGTTTAGAGATAAGCTACCAGATatcttaaacataaaatttgttatttagaaataataaaaaaaaagtttaaaatagttatattattaaaagatgTAGCTGACTCACCATCGTTATTGCGAATTAGAAACTGGAAACTGTAAGCGTGctctttagtatatatatttctatatatatatatgtatatccaTACATGGTCATAaaaacatatacttttttatgatCCGGCAAACGAGTAAATTGTTATTCGAGCTTTGCGGAACAAGGTTTCTTATCCAATCCAATTAGGGAGACTTTCCTGTATTTAACGTTTAGTGATTTTAGTAAATTCGGAAATGTCCTTTTGAACGCCTTTTTTTACCACTAACCCATATTGGCGTCCTTTCGTTTCAAAAATTTCGAATTTGGACTCATCGGTGTACAGAACCCGATTAAACATTTCCTTAGCCCAATCTTTGTGTTGTTTTGCATATTTAAGTCGTTTTTCTTCATTGCCACACCGTAAAATGGTTTTCGAATTGCAACACACCCTTTTAATTTAGTAGGTGCCCTCTATTAAAAGAAGCGCTGACATTTTCCCCAGTTGCTGTGTTAATGTCTTTTGCCAGCTGATTTGatgctttctttttaattctcaAAGATAggctttttattttcatcttttgTTAGCTTAGGAGGTCTAccgcttttctattttaaagggagccagtatataaatatatatatatatatatatatatatatatataatatatatatatatatatatatatatatatatatatatatatatatagtataaagttgtataaaaaaagaggaataaaaataaaaaacaataaagaaaaaaaaagagaaaaaatgtgataaaagatatatttctaaaataaaaaatacaaaattaattttttttaagttgacaACTTTGGCATATGCCACATAGTTTGATACAAAAATAACGCTCGTTTAACGTTCTTGACTGTTTTAAACTTTCTCTTTGCAGTTTGATAAAGTAGGGATACattgctgtaaaaaaaaataggatgaataaataaaaaaatttattgattaaaagaaaaaacaggaaaaaataTACCTTTCATTTGATTTCTAACTTTTTTGggtgttttttgattttttgcgtatttgttttcatttttattagttttgctataaatataaaataatatctttcatatgtacaaattttttagaagtaaTAAAATCATATTGTTGATAAGACCAttctatgtaattttttaataaaatataaaattgatcaTATTCAGAgtggtttaaaaaattgtgaaaataatgtgaataaaatatttcaagtgttatatataaaaaatgagcttgtctgtaaaaaaaatctaaatgttctttaaataaaaagcgaGGAGTAAATTCTGTTGATTTATATTTCGATTCGTCCCATATAATATATTCACTATCGTAATATTGCATAGGTATAACACTTGCgagtttctttttaaataattcgaTTTCAGCTTCGATTCTATCGTAAGCCATATTTCTTTTGCATACTTCTTTTAGAGTAGGAACTTTTTCGTATTTATAGTCCAACCTTGTTAATGGACAAAACCATAACAATTTTTCATAACGAATATCGTAttcttcaaaactttttctttccatttttggttccatttttttaacagtttagctatatatataaaatattatttttataatgaataaaattattttcatgaatataataatattgatcAACTGCCCAttgaatgtatttttaatacaattataaaaaaaatcaagttcttcatttttaatataatgattATTATTGTGTGATCTAAACATTTggtataaagaaaatataattttttttagacaactaaTTAGTTGtctaataaaaagttacaaaatagttaatgcaataaaaaattattgtttggGAATCAAGTCATGGTTTTACTATACAAGTAAAAAACTACGAATTGattcccaaaaaaaaaagtttttagtagAAATTAGGTTCTTGTGCTCATTCTGGTATAGGATTATAAAAATGGAATAGTTCTTCTTGTTTGGCTTCTATGACTGCACTTGGATATACTGCGTTCGGTGGTGATTAAACAGGTGGTAGATTTTTAATCATGCTTTCTTCATATGTTGGCAAAcgtggtattttatttttatatttagtgacAATATCCATTCGATGAATAGCTTTGCATAATACAAGTAAATATTCCAATTTGCTTTTTAATGATTCGTAAATATGACCTTGTTCGTTTTGTATAGTGTTATCTTTAAAGTATTCTACAATAtccaaatcatttttaaagtttctttgatTCCAAATGGTATTCTAAGCATGAATTTGATAGATTTCACGTTGGCAATGGTTAGTTCCAGACTGATTTCTCTGAATATTTCTattgcattcattttttttattagttaatctaaaaaataatgtataataagtatagataaaaaagtacatgaatattaataaaaaaggagaaaaaaatacattttttttgcataaaatatattattgaataGTAATcgtgataaataaattattattaataataaattgtttttcattttcttcatgtttaataaaattgttaaaaccaACAGCCACATATTCTTCACTAGGTTTATCAAAAGAACTAGCgtctaaaatttaaagataattatcATTGGTAGTAGTACGagcaaaaaatttatctttatctcTCAAGgtcattttgacttttttggtaAAAGGCCATTTTAAAGCATCGTTAAGGTCACCTCGTAATAATTGAAAGTAAATGGCTAGATTGTTTACGTTGGTACTTCGAGTATCAATTTTCATACGATAACGGGTTCTGTATAAAATGCTTCATCTGATAGTAGTCCGAGATTCATTTGATCTAGTTTGATGATTTGCGTGTCTTTAAAGATGTTGTTTTACTTGTTTGCTTtgttgaattgatttttttaatgctaaaaattcCTTGCTGTTTTCTTCTAGAATTTAATTGAGTTTTGTTATTTCTTGTTTGAGATGTTCTGTATCGTGTTGATTTGCCAAAACCATCATGTTGTCATagaagagaatttttaattCTGCTATTTCTTTGTTCATTTCTTCTAgggtttgataaagtttaaaattttcttcttttagatttttaatttcttgctCTTTTTCTTTTGAGATGACTATTTGTTTAGTTTGAAtttcttgataattttttattccattcatgatttgattaatagaaagattcaaataatttaaatttttcttttcttcttgaACCATACGGTTGAAATATGGATTTTGTtgttctttataatatatatacggTTGAAATATGGATTTTGTTGTTCTTTATCATATTGAAAGCATATGACAGAGTGTTCATAATAATCTTGATCATCCACTTTggtataacaaaaaaagcatattttttgtatgtcCAGAAATTCATAATCACATTCATGGTTTAACAAATCTTGCACCTCTTTCTTACATGTAAAACATTCGTGTGAGTATTGCTTTGTAGAACAATCTGTTtgatgtttcaaaagtttttctgCAGTAAATTCTTTGTCACTAAAACAACATGGATATGTGTTGtctgacatttttttataagttgttgaaaaaaaaacatttatataaaaaaactataataaaaaatacacgtctttttttaacataaaagaattaataaataaataaaactcaataaaacaaataaaagaataaaaatat
This window harbors:
- the LOC136078435 gene encoding uncharacterized protein LOC136078435; its protein translation is MDIKNLEKAFNINSIQLHANDQDSVAIWLKEWQMKENNHVLHYKLQGESDTFNKFKDADFSIIMQTEHQKKFLQQFGKNGVCIDSTHGTNAYDFLLTTILVIDEFGEGQPVGWCISNSDSFRFLKLFFIKLKEHSGNFCPIWIMSDMASQYYEAFCDAYLCEPLKFWCTWHVDKAWREELHKKIHNLEMEADIYKRIRFLLQLSDRNLFDDYLHLLMNYLHSSDLTQLFAEYFEKYWVSNKQNWAFCYRMGLGINTNMYVESFHKVFKYSYLQGKHNKRIDNCLFALLKFNRDKVYERIIKLTKGKISFKLKMVHSRHIASLQLNESFTLDDKEARLVQSETNACQYRVLKHQELCEINECFTKCPECKVCAHLYSCDCMDFLTKNILCKHIHLIHRLSRVCVTKKNEPIHLPTHSIELECKVIKGCEPADINILKNNIIKNLNNLVNLVTCSTVSDEEGLKSLHKNISLAQNTFLNLTTNKQNELHFKSNVPSNTRITKQSPFYSTKKKRKTSNIRLAKPSADEIDNSQLQSSSKLNKPKLETQTNCVIKKNILSPDQKKILEFFGYRKSHTNHMLTENELNIDTAHLSPEIINHDITIIQSLIYPEVFVKVKKKMVCISVSEMDLDCHWICSKCDSRKLSKQELQ
- the LOC136077923 gene encoding uncharacterized protein LOC136077923 translates to MSLPPKHQLMRWSTELSLRNNIASGIHYIECNLGKFLYESVQHLIALHRVQEIKLAVDQELTWFNSIKLVPKSIGIFPPQNLIEKFKEVLFRKPASTEISEYGMNPNTLAELCCTRWLSSDHMMQISSILNSIQSHSKVIYFNFIGNIEHYVSRLTSVPSKLIFIINVGGNNEKTFSGTDFNPGSHWAFAVYNNIECSFYYGDSLGWSVPDDFLCKVKLLIRKLYHLNKEVSITYCHDPKTHRYGVKKCSSLCRGNYPMQTCGNICGVITIIICAISCLNYDYFVHIISNDKRENSNYIFLQEPTKYSKYLRLVLMSWFISKEINLDFAAPALGEVSSSYEVPSYEDFKYTNVSESSLNKNNMVNIESNDFSSLKCAFCNITFTKKKNMQRHIKNKHKSINEAQAYIQSGNSFCLECGFQCRQINGLRKHLFMVHFYTFQKEKLSFSNFKEFDLWKSDIESNNSTQYVLPSGEKLDKNGRKVSYYQCNRSGFYKSMAKKRITKSSGTRKIAKNCTSTLKV